From Rhodamnia argentea isolate NSW1041297 chromosome 10, ASM2092103v1, whole genome shotgun sequence, a single genomic window includes:
- the LOC115735151 gene encoding uncharacterized protein LOC115735151 isoform X2 yields MSRKGAPLQKDVPWRASSGRPIPKIHHNPVLRVSHTPYSDYAVSVMKHPDPIGSGLGIGAVVEAAGPDCIVPGQIPPVKLLGVKVWPINVDLKFMEPVERELKLLGKFMDSAVNLMNKSFIDR; encoded by the exons ATGTCCAGGAAAGGAGCTCCACTCCAGAAGGACGTGCCCTGGAGGGCGTCCTCGGGCAGGCCCATCCCCAAGATCCACCACAACCCTGTCCTCCGCGTCTCGCACACGCCTTACTCCGATTACGCTGTCTCCGTCATGAAG CATCCTGATCCGATCGGGAGTGGGTTGGGGATTGGAGCGGTGGTGGAAGCTGCGGGACCGGATTGTATCGTGCCTGGTCAAATTCCGCCTGTTAAATTACTCGGTGTCAAG GTCTGGCCAATTAACGTTGACCTGAAGTTTATGGAACCTGTTGAAAGGGAACTGAAATTGCTTGGGAAG TTCATGGATTCGGCTGTTAACCTCATGAACAAGTCGTTCATAGATCGTTAA
- the LOC115735151 gene encoding uncharacterized protein LOC115735151 isoform X1: protein MSRKGAPLQKDVPWRASSGRPIPKIHHNPVLRVSHTPYSDYAVSVMKHPDPIGSGLGIGAVVEAAGPDCIVPGQIPPVKLLGVKVWPINVDLKFMEPVERELKLLGKFMDSAVNLMNKSFIDQS, encoded by the exons ATGTCCAGGAAAGGAGCTCCACTCCAGAAGGACGTGCCCTGGAGGGCGTCCTCGGGCAGGCCCATCCCCAAGATCCACCACAACCCTGTCCTCCGCGTCTCGCACACGCCTTACTCCGATTACGCTGTCTCCGTCATGAAG CATCCTGATCCGATCGGGAGTGGGTTGGGGATTGGAGCGGTGGTGGAAGCTGCGGGACCGGATTGTATCGTGCCTGGTCAAATTCCGCCTGTTAAATTACTCGGTGTCAAG GTCTGGCCAATTAACGTTGACCTGAAGTTTATGGAACCTGTTGAAAGGGAACTGAAATTGCTTGGGAAG TTCATGGATTCGGCTGTTAACCTCATGAACAAGTCGTTCATAGATC AATCGTAG